A window of the Lactuca sativa cultivar Salinas chromosome 5, Lsat_Salinas_v11, whole genome shotgun sequence genome harbors these coding sequences:
- the LOC111876597 gene encoding transcription factor MYB26 yields MSMEAMVVAGILLTYLIGFGFESGLQRCGKNCRLKWINYLRLGLKRGNFTSQDAMLITDLHRTFGNKWAHIAKHLPGKIDSAIKNFWNSNKKRKLLPHANSSSHTIASNLRSNEQDQEGLFNFRASAASSV; encoded by the exons ATGTCCATGGAAGCCATGGTTGTTGCAG gtATATTACTAACATATTTGATTGGATTTGGATTTGAATCAGGGTTACAAAGATGTGGAAAAAATTGTAGACTAAAATGGATTAATTATCTAAGACTAGGTCTTAAACGAGGAAACTTTACTTCACAAGATGCCATGCTCATAACTGATCTACACAGAACCTTCGGAAATAA aTGGGCACATATAGCGAAACACTTACCAGGAAAAATAGATAGTGCAATCAAAAACTTCTGGAACTCCAACAAGAAAAGGAAGCTTCTTCCTCATGCTAACTCCTCTAGTCATACTATTGCTTCTAACCTTAGAAGTAATGAGCAAGATCAGGAGGGTTTGTTTAATTTTAGGGCTTCTGCTGCTTCTTCTGTATAA